One part of the Lathamus discolor isolate bLatDis1 chromosome 23, bLatDis1.hap1, whole genome shotgun sequence genome encodes these proteins:
- the TESPA1 gene encoding protein TESPA1 isoform X1 — MDRAKRLSLGHSIASSLTTKTSSSISEVLERWEADAEEILYNLGFVRSEPGTASRVPVRFFTAPSRAKGIDFQLFLKAQVRRMEMEDPCLTLASRFQQVQALATTADAFFCLYSYVSRSPVQRISPSCCSRAHPDIPNIHIPTSQPGALSPVQRLKKAVATMCLYAPPRDEDNPRGSTTVPPIQPSAVGSVLEQSRCDPDDALEGWRRGTDAVPVWLHPGAAWGHLELPCPHGWGILGTPMVVAHGDRDAPCPPAWEDHAGWEWGTLSPSLHPHGTKVWVPPQHPWDKGDSGFGSGSYGTPLGGKAGPHGCHMGATLHQDTPRAGGHWAWSRDQHWGGQRDTGMLPSPQRPTMDSFEMEEVLSASEGEDDGDGDDDGDGDDDGDDDDAAADDGDDGDGDAHKEPIRSLHPSAAIRRSKLWGFPVMGGQRVSHVSPYVSLVSPYVSHVSPYMSHVSPYVSHVSPYVSHVSPYMSHVSPYMSPYMSPYVPHMSLYMSHVSPYVSHVSPYMSHVSQVSPNVSHVSPYVSPRVPIRVPIRFPIHVPCVSHVSPNVSHVSPYVSPRVPIRVPMRFPIHIPCVSHVSPHVSHVSPLCVPHLPIRVPRVPIHVPRVPIHVPRLPIHVPCVPTRVPCVPIHVPRVPTRVPRVPTCAVPTPRFPAPRQQRALGQQRLRGGAGAQGLRPPRGDPGGSRGHHRVLGATGTLRQRPRLDGGGTCVGARVCGYTCVGARV, encoded by the exons ATGGACAG GGCCAAGCGGCTCAGCCTGGGCCACAGCATCGCCTCCAGCCTCACCACCAAGACCAGCTCCAG CATCTCCGAGGTGCTGGAGCGGTGGGAGGCGGATGCTGAGGAGATCCTGTACAACCTGGGCTTCGTGCGGAGCGAGCCGGGCACCGCGTCCCGGGTCCCCGTGAGGTTCTTCACGGCTCCCTCCCGTGCCAAAGGCATCGACTTCCAGCTCTTCCTCAAGGCCCAAGTGCGGCGCATGGAGATGGAGGATCCCTGCTTGACGCTGGCCA GTCGCTTCCAGCAGGTCCAGGCTCTGGCCACCACGGCCGATGCCTTCTTCTGCCTCTACTCCTACGTGTCACGGAGCCCCGTGCAGCGCATCtccccctcctgctgctccagggctcATCCCGACATTCCCAACATCCACATCCCAACATCCCAGCCCGGAGCCCTCTCGCCTGTGCAGCGCCTGAAGAAGGCAGTGGCCACCATGTGCCTCTACGCACCCCCAAGGGATGAGGACAACCCCCGGGGGTCCACCACGGTGCCCCCCATCCAGCCCAGTGCCGTGGGGTCGGTGCTGGAGCAATCCCGGTGCGATCCAGATGATGCCCTGGAAGGATGGAGAAGGGGCACGGATGCGGTCCCTGTGTGGCTCCATCCTGGTGCTGCATGGGGACACCTGGAGCTGCCCTGTCCCCATGGCTGGGGGATATTGGGCACCCCCATGGTGGTGGcacatggggacagggatgctcCGTGTCCTCCAGCATGGGAGGACCATGCCGGGTGGGAATGGGGCACCCTATCCCCTTCGCTGCATCCCCACGGCACCAAAGTGTGggtccccccccagcacccatgggacaAGGGGGACTCCGGCTTCGGCTCTGGCTCCTATGGGACCCCGCTGGGGGGCAAAGCAGGGCCCCATGGGTGCCACATGGGTGCTACCTTGCACCAGGACACACCAAGGGCTGGTGGCCACTGGGCTTGGAGCAGGGACCAGCACTGGGGGGGGCAGAGGGACACGGGGATGCTCCCATCACCCCAACGACCCACCATGGACTCCTTTGAGATGGAGGAG gtgctgagcGCCAGTGAGGGGGAGGATGATGgcgatggtgatgatgatggtgatggtgatgatgatggcgatgatgatgatgctgctgctgatgatggtgatgatggagATGGTGATGCCCACAAGGAACCCATCCGGTCCCTCCATCCCTCCGCTGCCATCCGCAGAAGTAAGTTATGGGGGTTTCCTGTAATGGGAGGGCAGCGTGTGTCCCATGTGTCCCCATATGTGTCCCTTGTGTCCCCATACGTGTCCCATGTGTCCCCATACATGTCCCACGTGTCCCCATACGTATCCCACGTGTCCCCATACGTATCCCACGTGTCCCCATACATGTCCCACGTCTCCCCATACATGTCCCCATACATGTCTCCATACGTGCCCCATATGTCCCTATACATGTCCCACGTGTCCCCATATGTGTCCCACGTGTCCCCATACATGTCCCACGTGTCCCAAGTGTCCCCAAACGTGTCCCACGTGTCCCCATATGTGTCCCCACGTGTCCCCATACGTGTCCCCATACGTTTCCCCATACACGTCCCATGTGTATCCCATGTGTCCCCAAACGTGTCCCACGTGTCCCCATATGTGTCCCCACGTGTCCCCATACGTGTCCCCATGCGTTTCCCCATACACATCCCATGTGTATCCCACGTGTCCCCACACGTGTCCCATGTGTCCCCATTATGTGTCCCACATCTCCCCATACGTGTCCCACGTGTCCCCATACATGTCCCACGTGTCCCCATACATGTCCCACGTCTCCCCATACATGTCCCATGTGTCCCCACACGTGTCCCATGTGTCCCCATACATGTCCCACGTGTCCCCACACGTGTCCCACGTGTCCCCACGTGCGCCGTGCCCACGCCCAGGTTCCCTGCCCCACGCCAGCAGCGGGCTCTCGGACAGCAGCGGCTTCGGGGAGGAGCCGGTGCCCAGGGCCTGAGGCCACCGCGGGGGGACCCAGGGGGGTCCCGGGGCCACCACCGGGTGCTGGGAGCCACCGGGACCCTGCGGCAGCGACCGCGCCTGGACGGGGGGGGCACCTGTGTGGGAGCACGTGTGTGTGGGTACACGTGTGTGGGAGCACGTGTGTGA
- the TESPA1 gene encoding protein TESPA1 isoform X3, which translates to MDRAKRLSLGHSIASSLTTKTSSSISEVLERWEADAEEILYNLGFVRSEPGTASRVPVRFFTAPSRAKGIDFQLFLKAQVRRMEMEDPCLTLASRFQQVQALATTADAFFCLYSYVSRSPVQRISPSCCSRAHPDIPNIHIPTSQPGALSPVQRLKKAVATMCLYAPPRDEDNPRGSTTVPPIQPSAVGSVLEQSRCDPDDALEGWRRGTDAVPVWLHPGAAWGHLELPCPHGWGILGTPMVVAHGDRDAPCPPAWEDHAGWEWGTLSPSLHPHGTKVWVPPQHPWDKGDSGFGSGSYGTPLGGKAGPHGCHMGATLHQDTPRAGGHWAWSRDQHWGGQRDTGMLPSPQRPTMDSFEMEEVLSASEGEDDGDGDDDGDGDDDGDDDDAAADDGDDGDGDAHKEPIRSLHPSAAIRRSSLPHASSGLSDSSGFGEEPVPRA; encoded by the exons ATGGACAG GGCCAAGCGGCTCAGCCTGGGCCACAGCATCGCCTCCAGCCTCACCACCAAGACCAGCTCCAG CATCTCCGAGGTGCTGGAGCGGTGGGAGGCGGATGCTGAGGAGATCCTGTACAACCTGGGCTTCGTGCGGAGCGAGCCGGGCACCGCGTCCCGGGTCCCCGTGAGGTTCTTCACGGCTCCCTCCCGTGCCAAAGGCATCGACTTCCAGCTCTTCCTCAAGGCCCAAGTGCGGCGCATGGAGATGGAGGATCCCTGCTTGACGCTGGCCA GTCGCTTCCAGCAGGTCCAGGCTCTGGCCACCACGGCCGATGCCTTCTTCTGCCTCTACTCCTACGTGTCACGGAGCCCCGTGCAGCGCATCtccccctcctgctgctccagggctcATCCCGACATTCCCAACATCCACATCCCAACATCCCAGCCCGGAGCCCTCTCGCCTGTGCAGCGCCTGAAGAAGGCAGTGGCCACCATGTGCCTCTACGCACCCCCAAGGGATGAGGACAACCCCCGGGGGTCCACCACGGTGCCCCCCATCCAGCCCAGTGCCGTGGGGTCGGTGCTGGAGCAATCCCGGTGCGATCCAGATGATGCCCTGGAAGGATGGAGAAGGGGCACGGATGCGGTCCCTGTGTGGCTCCATCCTGGTGCTGCATGGGGACACCTGGAGCTGCCCTGTCCCCATGGCTGGGGGATATTGGGCACCCCCATGGTGGTGGcacatggggacagggatgctcCGTGTCCTCCAGCATGGGAGGACCATGCCGGGTGGGAATGGGGCACCCTATCCCCTTCGCTGCATCCCCACGGCACCAAAGTGTGggtccccccccagcacccatgggacaAGGGGGACTCCGGCTTCGGCTCTGGCTCCTATGGGACCCCGCTGGGGGGCAAAGCAGGGCCCCATGGGTGCCACATGGGTGCTACCTTGCACCAGGACACACCAAGGGCTGGTGGCCACTGGGCTTGGAGCAGGGACCAGCACTGGGGGGGGCAGAGGGACACGGGGATGCTCCCATCACCCCAACGACCCACCATGGACTCCTTTGAGATGGAGGAG gtgctgagcGCCAGTGAGGGGGAGGATGATGgcgatggtgatgatgatggtgatggtgatgatgatggcgatgatgatgatgctgctgctgatgatggtgatgatggagATGGTGATGCCCACAAGGAACCCATCCGGTCCCTCCATCCCTCCGCTGCCATCCGCAGAA GTTCCCTGCCCCACGCCAGCAGCGGGCTCTCGGACAGCAGCGGCTTCGGGGAGGAGCCGGTGCCCAGGGCCTGA
- the TESPA1 gene encoding protein TESPA1 isoform X2 — protein sequence MDRAKRLSLGHSIASSLTTKTSSSISEVLERWEADAEEILYNLGFVRSEPGTASRVPVRFFTAPSRAKGIDFQLFLKAQVRRMEMEDPCLTLASRFQQVQALATTADAFFCLYSYVSRSPVQRISPSCCSRAHPDIPNIHIPTSQPGALSPVQRLKKAVATMCLYAPPRDEDNPRGSTTVPPIQPSAVGSVLEQSRCDPDDALEGWRRGTDAVPVWLHPGAAWGHLELPCPHGWGILGTPMVVAHGDRDAPCPPAWEDHAGWEWGTLSPSLHPHGTKVWVPPQHPWDKGDSGFGSGSYGTPLGGKAGPHGCHMGATLHQDTPRAGGHWAWSRDQHWGGQRDTGMLPSPQRPTMDSFEMEEVLSASEGEDDGDGDDDGDGDDDGDDDDAAADDGDDGDGDAHKEPIRSLHPSAAIRRSKLWGFPVMGGQRVSHVSPYVSLVSPYVSHVSPYMSHVSPYVSHVSPYVSHVSPYMSHVSPYMSPYMSPYVPHMSLYMSHVSPYVSHVSPYMSHVSQVSPNVSHVSPYVSPRVPIRVPIRFPIHVPCVSHVSPNVSHVSPYVSPRVPIRVPMRFPIHIPCVSHVSPHVSHVSPLCVPHLPIRVPRVPIHVPRVPIHVPRLPIHVPCVPTRVPCVPIHVPRVPTRVPRVPTCAVPTPRFPAPRQQRALGQQRLRGGAGAQGLRPPRGDPGGSRGHHRVLGATGTLRQRPRLDGGGTCVGTRV from the exons ATGGACAG GGCCAAGCGGCTCAGCCTGGGCCACAGCATCGCCTCCAGCCTCACCACCAAGACCAGCTCCAG CATCTCCGAGGTGCTGGAGCGGTGGGAGGCGGATGCTGAGGAGATCCTGTACAACCTGGGCTTCGTGCGGAGCGAGCCGGGCACCGCGTCCCGGGTCCCCGTGAGGTTCTTCACGGCTCCCTCCCGTGCCAAAGGCATCGACTTCCAGCTCTTCCTCAAGGCCCAAGTGCGGCGCATGGAGATGGAGGATCCCTGCTTGACGCTGGCCA GTCGCTTCCAGCAGGTCCAGGCTCTGGCCACCACGGCCGATGCCTTCTTCTGCCTCTACTCCTACGTGTCACGGAGCCCCGTGCAGCGCATCtccccctcctgctgctccagggctcATCCCGACATTCCCAACATCCACATCCCAACATCCCAGCCCGGAGCCCTCTCGCCTGTGCAGCGCCTGAAGAAGGCAGTGGCCACCATGTGCCTCTACGCACCCCCAAGGGATGAGGACAACCCCCGGGGGTCCACCACGGTGCCCCCCATCCAGCCCAGTGCCGTGGGGTCGGTGCTGGAGCAATCCCGGTGCGATCCAGATGATGCCCTGGAAGGATGGAGAAGGGGCACGGATGCGGTCCCTGTGTGGCTCCATCCTGGTGCTGCATGGGGACACCTGGAGCTGCCCTGTCCCCATGGCTGGGGGATATTGGGCACCCCCATGGTGGTGGcacatggggacagggatgctcCGTGTCCTCCAGCATGGGAGGACCATGCCGGGTGGGAATGGGGCACCCTATCCCCTTCGCTGCATCCCCACGGCACCAAAGTGTGggtccccccccagcacccatgggacaAGGGGGACTCCGGCTTCGGCTCTGGCTCCTATGGGACCCCGCTGGGGGGCAAAGCAGGGCCCCATGGGTGCCACATGGGTGCTACCTTGCACCAGGACACACCAAGGGCTGGTGGCCACTGGGCTTGGAGCAGGGACCAGCACTGGGGGGGGCAGAGGGACACGGGGATGCTCCCATCACCCCAACGACCCACCATGGACTCCTTTGAGATGGAGGAG gtgctgagcGCCAGTGAGGGGGAGGATGATGgcgatggtgatgatgatggtgatggtgatgatgatggcgatgatgatgatgctgctgctgatgatggtgatgatggagATGGTGATGCCCACAAGGAACCCATCCGGTCCCTCCATCCCTCCGCTGCCATCCGCAGAAGTAAGTTATGGGGGTTTCCTGTAATGGGAGGGCAGCGTGTGTCCCATGTGTCCCCATATGTGTCCCTTGTGTCCCCATACGTGTCCCATGTGTCCCCATACATGTCCCACGTGTCCCCATACGTATCCCACGTGTCCCCATACGTATCCCACGTGTCCCCATACATGTCCCACGTCTCCCCATACATGTCCCCATACATGTCTCCATACGTGCCCCATATGTCCCTATACATGTCCCACGTGTCCCCATATGTGTCCCACGTGTCCCCATACATGTCCCACGTGTCCCAAGTGTCCCCAAACGTGTCCCACGTGTCCCCATATGTGTCCCCACGTGTCCCCATACGTGTCCCCATACGTTTCCCCATACACGTCCCATGTGTATCCCATGTGTCCCCAAACGTGTCCCACGTGTCCCCATATGTGTCCCCACGTGTCCCCATACGTGTCCCCATGCGTTTCCCCATACACATCCCATGTGTATCCCACGTGTCCCCACACGTGTCCCATGTGTCCCCATTATGTGTCCCACATCTCCCCATACGTGTCCCACGTGTCCCCATACATGTCCCACGTGTCCCCATACATGTCCCACGTCTCCCCATACATGTCCCATGTGTCCCCACACGTGTCCCATGTGTCCCCATACATGTCCCACGTGTCCCCACACGTGTCCCACGTGTCCCCACGTGCGCCGTGCCCACGCCCAGGTTCCCTGCCCCACGCCAGCAGCGGGCTCTCGGACAGCAGCGGCTTCGGGGAGGAGCCGGTGCCCAGGGCCTGAGGCCACCGCGGGGGGACCCAGGGGGGTCCCGGGGCCACCACCGGGTGCTGGGAGCCACCGGGACCCTGCGGCAGCGACCGCGCCTGGACGGGGGGGGCAC GTGTGTGGGTACACGTGTGTGA